Sequence from the Sphingomonas sp. SORGH_AS_0950 genome:
AGCGAACTCGGCCCTTTATGCTCGACGCGCGGGTCGCCCTCCGAACGGGCGATGCCGGTGATGTTGGTGAGTGGCATGACGCCCTCCTTCAGGGTTGGAGCATGACCTTGACGCACCCGTCCGCCTTGTCGCGGAAGGTGGCGTACATTTCGGGGCCCTTGGACAGATCGACCTTGTGGGTGATGACGAAGGAGGGGTCGATCTGCCCGTCCTCGATCCGGCGGAGCAGGTCGCCCGTCCAGCGCGGGACATGCGCCTGCGCCATGCGAAAGGTCAGCCCCTTGTTCATCGCCTGACCCATCGGGATCTTGTCGACCAGCCCCAGATAGACACCGATGATCGAGATGACGCCGCCGGGGCGGCAGACATAGATCATCTCGCGCAGCACATGCGGGCGGTCATTCTCCGCCATCAGCATCTGCTTGGCGCGGTCGAGCACGGTGTCGGGCTGGGCGAAATGGACATGGCTCTCGGTGCCGACCGCATCGATGCACTTTTCAGGCCCCTTGCCGTCGGTGAGTTCGTTCAGCCGCTCGACGACGCTTTCCTGCTCGAAGTCGATCGTGATCGCGCCCGCCGCCGCCGCCATCGACAGGCGTTCGGGCAGCCGGTCGATCGCGACCACCTGTTCGGCGCCCAACAGGATCGCCGCGCGGATCGCCATCTGGCCGACCGGGCCACAGCCCCAGATGGCGACCGTATCGCCGGGCTGGATGTCC
This genomic interval carries:
- a CDS encoding zinc-dependent alcohol dehydrogenase — protein: MKALVWHGKEDIRYDTVSDPAIEHPRDAIIKVTSCAICGSDLHLFHNLVPAMLPGDIMGHETMGEVVEVGSAAGGTLKKGDRVVIPFTIQCGECDQCRRGNFSVCERTNRKKELGDKAFGHATAGLFGYTHLTGGYPGGQAEYLRVPFADTTHIKVPDGIDDEKLLFLSDILPTGWQAAVQADIQPGDTVAIWGCGPVGQMAIRAAILLGAEQVVAIDRLPERLSMAAAAGAITIDFEQESVVERLNELTDGKGPEKCIDAVGTESHVHFAQPDTVLDRAKQMLMAENDRPHVLREMIYVCRPGGVISIIGVYLGLVDKIPMGQAMNKGLTFRMAQAHVPRWTGDLLRRIEDGQIDPSFVITHKVDLSKGPEMYATFRDKADGCVKVMLQP